A single region of the SAR202 cluster bacterium genome encodes:
- a CDS encoding dienelactone hydrolase family protein produces the protein MKEGMIAETVNIKGHKGDTINAYLARPSGSGPFPGVVLIHHMPGWDELYRTFTRNFAHHGYVAISHNLYYRTGHGVPEDVAAKVRAAGGIPDEQMVGDTEGAAKHLRSLPYLNGKVGVVGTCSGGRNTFLAACRTKAFNAAVDCWGGNVVVADKSKLTQQQPVAPIDYTKDLSCPLLGLFGEEDQSPTPAQVKQHEEELKKHKKQYEFHMYPKAGHGFWYYDRPAYRQEAAVDAWSKTFAFFGKHLSK, from the coding sequence ATGAAAGAAGGCATGATTGCAGAGACGGTAAACATCAAGGGCCACAAGGGCGACACCATCAACGCCTACCTCGCCCGCCCATCAGGCAGCGGCCCCTTTCCAGGCGTGGTCCTCATCCACCACATGCCCGGCTGGGACGAGCTTTACAGGACCTTCACTCGCAACTTCGCCCACCACGGCTACGTCGCCATTAGCCATAACCTCTACTACCGCACCGGCCATGGCGTGCCCGAAGACGTGGCCGCCAAGGTCCGCGCCGCCGGCGGCATCCCCGACGAGCAGATGGTCGGCGATACCGAAGGCGCGGCCAAACACCTGCGGTCCCTGCCATATCTCAACGGCAAGGTGGGCGTCGTCGGCACCTGCTCCGGCGGGCGCAACACCTTCCTGGCCGCCTGCCGCACCAAGGCCTTCAACGCCGCCGTCGACTGCTGGGGCGGCAACGTGGTGGTGGCCGATAAGAGCAAGCTCACGCAGCAGCAGCCCGTGGCCCCCATCGACTACACCAAGGACCTCTCTTGCCCACTGCTGGGCCTCTTCGGCGAGGAGGACCAGAGCCCCACGCCCGCCCAGGTAAAACAGCACGAAGAGGAACTGAAGAAGCACAAGAAGCAGTACGAGTTCCACATGTACCCCAAGGCCGGCCACGGCTTCTGGTACTACGACCGCCCCGCTTACCGGCAGGAGGCCGCGGTAGACGCCTGGAGCAAGACCTTCGCCTTCTTCGGCAAGCACCTGAGCAAGTAA
- a CDS encoding VTT domain-containing protein: protein MFVEIPWTNKDSLNYVGLFISSILTGATLVISGPGQALIIAAGKSFNPIIAGLVGGSGLALGETSGFLLGRSLGRKPDSAPITSGIVSRITSVALMRWRWLFIILLALIPNPFLISSE from the coding sequence TTGTTTGTAGAAATCCCCTGGACAAACAAAGACTCTCTGAACTACGTAGGCTTATTCATTTCTTCTATACTTACAGGTGCAACTCTTGTAATCTCAGGACCCGGTCAAGCTCTCATCATAGCGGCTGGTAAATCTTTTAATCCAATTATTGCGGGACTTGTAGGAGGTTCTGGTCTTGCCTTGGGTGAGACTTCGGGTTTTCTACTTGGTCGATCCCTGGGTAGAAAGCCAGACAGTGCTCCGATCACGTCAGGAATCGTTTCTAGGATTACCAGCGTTGCGTTGATGAGATGGAGATGGTTGTTTATAATCCTCCTTGCTCTGATTCCGAATCCTTTTTTGATATCGTCGGAATAG
- a CDS encoding menaquinone biosynthesis decarboxylase: MKFKDLSEFIAFLEGKGQLKRIKTPVSWDLEITEICDRVVKKGGPALLFENVQGYDIPVLINMYGTQQRMAWALGADSLDDVVGRVNDMLGLMQGPPQGIMEKMKALGQLMKVASYQPKTVRSAPCQEVVLEGDQVDLFKLPIPKCWPMDGGRYITLPLVITKDPNTGTRNMGMYRIQVYDKNTCGMHWQTQKVGTKHYRESKERKRDRLDVAVALGGDPATIWTGSAPLPPEMDEAMVAGFLRGEGIEMVKAKTVDIEVPAQAEIVLEGYVTPGDERTEGPFGDHTGYYSMPDTYPVFHVTCITRRRKPIYPTIIVGRPPMEDYYMGKVTERVFLPIIKMVVPEVVDINMPAEGVFHNLVIISVKKDYPGQARKAIYALWGLGLMSLAKAIIAVDHHVNVQDLSEVAWRVTNNLDPQRDIFFASGPIDDLDHASPTAHFGSKVGIDATTKIAGEGHPRQWPPDIVMSPEIKAMVDKKWRDYGL, from the coding sequence ATGAAATTCAAAGACCTTAGCGAATTTATCGCTTTTCTGGAGGGCAAGGGGCAGCTTAAGCGCATCAAGACTCCGGTGTCCTGGGACCTGGAGATAACGGAGATTTGCGACCGCGTCGTTAAAAAAGGCGGCCCGGCCCTATTGTTCGAAAACGTCCAGGGCTACGACATTCCGGTCCTCATTAACATGTACGGCACTCAGCAGCGCATGGCCTGGGCTTTGGGCGCGGATAGCCTCGATGACGTGGTGGGACGGGTGAACGACATGCTGGGCCTGATGCAGGGGCCGCCGCAGGGCATCATGGAAAAGATGAAGGCCTTGGGGCAACTTATGAAGGTGGCGTCCTACCAGCCAAAGACAGTGCGCAGCGCGCCCTGCCAGGAGGTGGTGCTGGAAGGGGACCAGGTCGATCTGTTCAAGCTGCCGATTCCCAAGTGCTGGCCCATGGACGGCGGGCGGTATATCACACTGCCGCTGGTTATCACCAAGGACCCAAACACGGGCACTCGAAACATGGGGATGTACCGAATCCAGGTGTACGACAAGAACACCTGCGGCATGCACTGGCAGACCCAGAAGGTCGGCACCAAACACTATCGAGAGAGTAAGGAGCGGAAGCGTGATAGGTTGGACGTGGCGGTAGCCCTGGGCGGCGACCCGGCGACGATCTGGACGGGGTCGGCGCCGCTGCCGCCGGAGATGGACGAGGCCATGGTAGCGGGGTTCCTCCGGGGCGAGGGCATTGAGATGGTCAAGGCTAAGACGGTGGATATCGAAGTGCCGGCGCAGGCGGAGATTGTGCTGGAGGGCTACGTCACGCCCGGCGACGAGCGCACCGAGGGGCCTTTTGGCGACCACACTGGCTACTACTCTATGCCCGACACCTACCCTGTGTTCCACGTTACCTGCATTACGCGACGGCGCAAACCCATCTACCCCACCATTATCGTCGGCAGGCCGCCCATGGAAGACTACTACATGGGCAAGGTCACCGAGCGCGTGTTTCTGCCCATCATCAAAATGGTGGTGCCGGAGGTGGTTGACATAAACATGCCTGCCGAGGGCGTGTTCCATAACCTGGTCATAATATCGGTTAAGAAGGACTACCCGGGGCAGGCACGAAAAGCTATCTATGCGCTGTGGGGCCTGGGCCTCATGTCGCTGGCCAAAGCTATCATCGCCGTCGACCACCACGTCAACGTCCAAGACTTATCCGAAGTGGCGTGGCGCGTGACCAACAATCTCGACCCCCAGCGAGACATCTTCTTCGCCAGCGGGCCGATTGACGACTTAGACCATGCCTCGCCGACGGCGCACTTCGGCAGCAAAGTAGGCATCGACGCCACCACCAAAATCGCCGGCGAGGGCCACCCCCGCCAGTGGCCTCCGGACATCGTCATGTCGCCGGAGATAAAGGCGATGGTCGATAAGAAGTGGCGGGACTACGGCCTCTAG